From one Humulus lupulus chromosome 8, drHumLupu1.1, whole genome shotgun sequence genomic stretch:
- the LOC133795221 gene encoding uncharacterized mitochondrial protein AtMg00810-like: MIVLVYVDDIIVTGSCSTTITALVQHLKGQFAVKDLADLHFFFGLEVSRSSTGMHICQTKYFRDLLTKTGMVDSKPLSTPITLGSLSLHDGTLLPSATAYRSIVGALQYCTLTRPDLAFAVNKLCQFMHSPTDIHMQAAKRVLRYLKGTTHLGLFLHPTTDHTLYAYTDADWASCPDDSRSTSAYCIFLGHNLISWSSSKQKVVSRSSIELEYRAMANGAAKISWLQSLLSELGMPLPHPPVLYCDNVSTLHLATNPILHARTKHVELDYHFIREHVLRKDLFLSFTPSSNQLADCLTKPLITTQFLELRTKLTVLPRPMSLRGC; this comes from the coding sequence ATGATTGTGcttgtgtatgttgatgacattatCGTTACAGGCTCTTGCTCCACTACTATTACAGCTTTGGTTCAGCATTTGAAAGGTCAGTTTGCAGTAAAGGACCTCGCtgatttacattttttttttgggcTGGAAGTCTCTCGGTCATCTACTGGAATGCACATTTGCCAAACTAAGTATTTTCGGGACTTACTAACCAAGACGGGCATGGTGGATTCCAAGCCTCTCTCTACaccgattacccttggctcactCTCTCTTCATGATGGCACTCTCTTACCCTCCGCTACTGCATATCGAAGCATTGTAGGAGCCTTACAATATTGTACTCTTACCAGGCCAGATCTCGCGTTTGCAGTAAACAAACTCTGCCAGTTTATGCACTCTCCAACAGACATTCATATGCAGGCCGCTAAGCGTGTTCTCCGCTACCTCAAAGGCACTACTCACCTCGGCTTGTTTCTCCATCCCACTACTGATCATACATTATATGCCTATACAGATGCCGATTGGGCATCTTGCCCGGATGACAGCCGCAGTACAAGTGCTTATTGTATCTTTCTTGGGCACAATCTGATTTCTTGGTCCTCATCCAAGCAGAAAGTGGTGTCTCGTTCAAGTATTGAATTGGAATATCGCGCCATGGCCAATGGCGCTGCTAAAATTTCTTGGCTACAGTCTCTTCTCTCTGAATTAGGCATGCCTCTTCCTCATCCTCCGGTGTTATATTGCGACAATGTCAGCACTCTTCACTTAGCTACTAACCCGATACTTCATGCTCGCACCAAGCATGTGGAACTTGACTATCATTTCATTAGAGAACATGTCCTCCGCAAGGATCTGTTCTTGTCTTTCACTCCGTCGTCCAATCAATTGGCGGACTGCCTGACCAAGCCTCTTATCACCACTCAATTCCTGGAGCTGCGAACCAAACTCACTGTGCTTCCGCGCCCAATGAGTTTGCGGGGATGTTAA